Sequence from the Periplaneta americana isolate PAMFEO1 chromosome 5, P.americana_PAMFEO1_priV1, whole genome shotgun sequence genome:
GTTATTCAAAATATGTCATTGTCAGTAGGAACGGCCaatcaatatttttcttttatgttgcACTTGCAGTGCTGATGGTGGATTGTTTCTTCATGCTTTAAatctaatttacatttgaaaatgtttgttgaaaaacggggggggggggctttAGCAGGGTGCCGGgtgatctccccccccccccgcctaaATGATTTACCGTATGTAAAATGATGTGCAACAATGAAGTATTGTATGTATCATTCACGTGgaattttcttctttaattaatgcatttgtgtttaatttccaatTATTCGGCAATATATTGTTGTCCATTgtaagacaaaattattttaataataatactaatataccTTCGAACTCACTGAGcaggaaaataataaagaattgctTTTATACAGGCATTTATGGCAAGCAGACACTGGGCAGGAACTAATGGAATGGTGTGCCAAGCTGACTGATGTTGTATCTGCTCTGAAGAGATGGAATGTTTTTTCTGTGGAATAGcgccaaaaattaaaataagtatatctattttaaagtttttatgaAGTTTATAGTTTTTTTAATGACCTTTacagtgttttattttaagtataatttttaagCAATTGTAATTAGAAGTAAACATGTGATATTGATATTTTCTTATAGATATATACAATTAATAGGACCATGTCTGGTCTGCATTCTTTTAACGTCAATATGCTTATAAATGAACAacattcaaacattttatatttttataactgTCTttgattttttgtaatattaaaaacTCACTCGTCGACACATCTTcctcatattaattatttttttcaatataaaattcaatgtttGAGGTTATTAGTTAAGTGTGAATGTACATTAACatatcattaatttacatttgagaTTTTTAATAAGACGTTTAATAAAACAGTtctaattttaacattttcattctttttattatatttcatagaatGTTACAAACATACTCTTTAGACATTACATTTGGCGTTTACATTTTGGTACGAGAGTTCATATATAAAcaacatgtaattaaaatatttgcatttcattatataaaaataattaccaaTGCGGTTTTCTGGCTGTAACTTTACAACTTATTATATTAATGcaataaaaacttaataatattgtCATTCATCTACTAATGCGAACATGCTTTTTTCCACTAACTTTAAAGGCAAGTGTTATAGgaattaagtaaatatttatgaataacaCTAATATTAtgacatacacacatacaaacatacacgAAAAAGTATTTCTGCCTCTGAAGATTCATTACGAATTTTACAGTTTTGAACTTCATAATTATTCCGAGAGTGGACTGTTACAGTCAGAAATCCAGACTTACAAATGCAGTTACAGTAATTTGGTTGATATGAATTTGATAAGCACGATATTACATGATAAAAATACCAGAGATTTACAAGACACCCTGTTTTCATCTTAAATGCGTTCCTGCCGCTGATTAAATATACACAATGACACTTAATTCTATaatgcatttatatttttaagtatgacCAGTCTGGTTACAAATTCTTCATAAAGTAATttgcatatactgtatgtactacAAAATAAGTTTTCGTATAAGTTTCCTTATGTAAAATTATGAAGAATGCTTTGTGTTATTACATGAATGGAAAGcatgttttacaataatttaaatacgTGTAAACAGccttaaactgaaatataatgaaGGCAGACTACAATGGATCCACTTTCATTTCTCCATGCAGGCTTTCTTAATCTGCAAGTGTAATCTTAAAAATGAGAAGTTAATAATGTGATCATACTCCAGTTATGATAAAACTAAGataatgtataattatttgtCAATGAATGGTTGGATTTTTCATTATGATTGAACAGCATGGGACTTGTTGAACACAATTCATTTAACATGAGAATAGAGAATACTGTAAAGTGAGAGACTGCCATTTGCATGATATTGACGGGCGATATTTATGTTACTACAATGAATCTCTAAGATTGCACAGGGGCTAATGAATGTATACTGCCTCTGCCACAGTTAAATCAATACCATAAgcacggcaaaaaaaaaaaaaaaaaaaaaaaaacttgcgtaccatattcatttcgtcatcataaaCAAACTGGAAAAACCAATTACAATAATTTACTCTTGAGGCTGGATCATACTCAATTTATGGGtcacatttgttttgtataaatgTAAGTGAAGTTTCGGTGCTGACAATTTGGTTACCTTGGTTTCCTAGGCTAGGCGATTTTAAGATTTTTCACAGAGATTGTTCGAACCTGGCatcttttaaattaatttcccTTCAGTGAGAAGGTAAACTGGAACTTAAACACTAGTATATTGTCTGGGAAGAAATTATAGGTAACTGTAAGACACAACATGTTCTTGAGAATGGCTACACACAATTCGAGAGCAAAAATTTTTCTCAGCTGTGCAACttctttttgaaataaaaatagttgtactgtgtattattttaatataaaaaactaATGAAATTCTAATTTCACTCAGCTAATAACGTTGCATTTAAAAAGCTTAGATATAAAATTTCCCAGTATGCTGCGGAAATAGAAGGGGAAGGAATGAAGGCATGCAAATTGCACAAAGAATTATGGTTTCCATTCATTTTTTCATCAGTATTAAGAGTGTGCGGAATTTCGTTGTTAATTTTGTGGATTTCAGAATTGTTAGTCTGACAAAACTATCACAAAGAGCACTGTCAGGCCACCAGCATAGTCTAGGTAGTGAGTGGAACTCTAGATCCAAAGCTGTGCTCAGAGTTCAAATGCTACTTGGGCTAAATTATCTGGTTTGATGGTTTTTTCAGAGGCTTTCCaagactgtaaggtgaatgtcaagtaCGCCCATGGAAAATCTTCGGACTTATTTCGTCGAAATAAATTTCGCTACTATCAATATCAACACTAGGTAACTGCGCAATTGATGTAACATTGTTAGACAACCTGACCAGAGCCATATGCTCATaagaaataactttcagaatcTTGACTCGACTACTCAAACCAAATCACTTTTCTGTCTACTCAGaacaagtgttatttcggaaTAGATGTTCTAATTATCTTTGTTCTTTTCGGGAACTGTTcagttattttttccccacacCTTGCCACTTAATCACAATACTGCAATTCGACAACTTTTGTATCACATAAAGTCATTAAGAAATCTTCTTATAGCATGGTCTGCAATGAATACAAAGGatacatttacatttgttacttaaCCTCATTTACTGTGGTGACGTCTGGTGCAGGACCTGTATCATGATCTGTGTACTCATCACATTTCAGTTTTGTCTAGACTTAAAAACATGTCCAAACTTGTCCTCCTTTGCAGGGGGTCAATTTACAGGTAACAATGATATGAGGTAACAGGACACTGTCTATATTTGTTAGCAGGTAATTGGTCTTGGTAACCAAGCAACATGCAGTAATAAATgagtactgtccgtccgagtggttatgtcacaggtcGTTCAAAAGGAGGCAAATCACATCAGatacttaacggggcccttttctttaaattattttcaacaattgtataatattatgtagacgtccattcccaacagcaaatattttcaggaaagagctaagactgccTAGCCACTAGCTATTACAGAGGTGCCAGCAAAAACAGGtggagggaaaccgggatgtgacataACCAAGTCGACGCGCAGTGTGTTGGCGTGAGATGCTACACACGTCTTACTTGATTATTCATTGAGTGTAAATGTCAGTGACTGGATTTTATATCACGACTTCAACAATAGTAGTTTGTTGTAATAATTCCAACTTCCATAACAACTTACAACAGTGTAAGATAATATATAggaatgttgtttttttttttttaacatttgaacTTATGTGACAACGTTTTGTTTCACACTACTAGTTGGTTGTAACTTTAGCATTGTCAATATTATAATATCAAGAAGGCTGCCAGTAATCAGCAGTgtattttttccttctgctactTACAGCTGGAACAATGACAGAATTACACATTAATTGTATATTGTCACAGTAACTACTTCAGTTTTGCAAAATAGAATTAAAATCATTATGTCTGCAAATCTTTCTAAGCcttaatattttgcaattttattaGTTGATCGAATtaaaacaaaagttaaaaaaaggacaattttattggatataatatattttatagtgtAGTTACTAGCAATAATTAATATATCCATATTTAAGCATTTTTAGAGCATGAACTTCTGCTGTTATTTTTATAGATTatacatgaaatttaatttttgattTGTAAATTGAATATGATTTATTGATTCCCAATGCCTGCAGATATGGTCAACTAAAACTTGGAATGTTGAATTCTATTTAATTTGCTTCATCAATACATCAATCTGTAAGATGGAATGAACTATTTCTAGAGATAATATTGCTTTTTAGAAATGATTCTTTCTCAGCAGCATTTCAAGGACCTGCGAATATTGCATATAATGGTGACTGTAGTAACTTACTCGTCCACCAAGGACAACTGACTGAATACTGTATTATGCAAGACTGAAGACCTGCTTTTCTAAACCTTTTATATGCTGATTTAAGAACATCTGCAGTTCATTTTCTGGCGTTTTTTCCTTCAAGTTCtgttaatacaaaaatattaggTACTTAATCTGTAAACTATTTCACGATTTCATGTAGATTAGTCTATAATTTATTAAACTCTACGTACAAAGCAGCTAGGATTTTCATGATCTATAAATTGTCTCcccaccacaaaaaaaaaaaaagccattgaTCAAAATCTTAAAAATGACCTATAGACAATGAAATGGTAACAGTTTAAAAAAATCGATATTAATACAATTTACGTCCAGATGTTTGCACTGGCCCGATTTGACACTGCAGATAAGAGCTgatgtgtacatctattatcaggcagtacatcttactcgacaatgtgtgtcagaggaagaacaattgtttgtatacatctgaagtctgactaatgtaatatgtagctagtcggtgtgATGTATGCAACAGagggggggaaagaaactggccaccctaccccattatctcctggcctagttgcttataagtggtgccttcttgccATCGCCTGTTGACTAAACGACAACTTTCTGAAAGAATAGTTGAGCAGTGCCATGCTTAAAGATGTAGTAACTCACTTCTCAATTTGGAAGCAATTTGCAGGCTGCTGTACTATCTACTCACCAGAGGACATTTCATCTGGTTCCCAGTATGGAGCTCTAACCTGGTTGAGTAAGTGATCtatatctttcatcatatgagtAAGTGATGCTTAATTTTtcacttcattaattttattatttcattcactcTTTTTGTAGTTTTGGTAGTTGgtgtggaaatattttattttcttcaaccTTCCAAGAAAATGGAGTAAACTATAGACGAAATAATTAAACTATTTCTGTCTCTACAGTTCATGGTGATTAATCGTGTGTGATGTGTGAAATGTTTTATGCACTGAACAGGTGGCATAGCAAAATCTGTTCGGGAACGGATGCTTTATATAGCTCTATCTGTTAAgacctgtatatttattttcgtGTCGTCCAGAACAGAAACCTCCCATTCTCATATTACAGATTAGACCTGACAAAAAAGAAAGGCTCACTTTTGgaattaattttgatattattattaatgtaaaccTGAGTATAACAACAAATACAAATTATGCAATGTTCAATGTTGCTAAGTTACTTACAGTGAAACTTGTTGTCAATTGCTTTCTTAGTTgatcaattctgcagtgctcgggaaaagtgacacaggtcagtttccacaaaccttttttgataattttttgacaacttacggaacatctgctcgcttggaaaaaaatacataagcatttctcccattacaataattcatacagaaaaaatcaaatcgacataaaccagtgtaagttgtcaataaattatcaaaaaaggtttgtggaaactgacttatgtcatttttcccaagcactgcagaattgatcTCCTTTCCATCTCCATCAGATCACAGCATTAACTCAATAGCGAGACTAGCCAGTTACGAGTTTAGTTATTTCCAGTAAATGAATATTGTTGAAATAGTATCGCTCACGGTAAGGCACTGCATTAAAGAActgatttctctctttctttattttgaaCATACTACAAACACATCCGTAAATAAGTGACGTCgataattgaaaatgtataataaaattatcctgtATTGCATATGGTATGAGGAGAGGGCAGGGGATAACCTTGATGAGTCCGAACTCGAACCAGTCACTTCACTGAGTTAAAACTGCGACCTGATTCTGTTAACTAAGAATGCAATACACAGCAATCATACTTTATATGAGTAACTTCTATCTTAAAGAGTACCATCGAAACTGGTGTTTTCTCCTTGTGAGTGCAAAGATTCTGATATCACATTCACAACATTGAATTGTTATTTCCATTCTCTCACATATTTTACAGagctatatttttaaaataccaggtgtttcaaaatgaacatcggggttttaaggctttgtagtatttattacatttagcgtacaattataaataatacaccaaatgaaagagcaactcaaacagtttgctacaagtgctcaatgtgagcaccaTTTGACACACGGCACACATAGAGTCGATAAGCGAGTTCTTCCCAAACCTTGATCAGTGTGTCtggagtaattgttgcaacaactgcttcaatcctctgccttaagtctggtaggtcagctggtagcggaggtacatacacacgatcctttatgaatccccaaaggtaaaaatcgcatGGCGTAAGATGTGGTGAACATGGAAGCCATGCGAAACAAGCTCTGTCATTCAATTTAGGGGAGTCTCGTTGCAACTGTACCATCTCGTGGAGATTTGCTGAACATTGCGACCATTGAGTGTGAAATGTCGATTCATCACTGAAGATGACAAGATCCAGAAAATCTTCGTCATGCTGCAACATTGCAGTTGCAAAGTTGGAACGTAAACAGTAGGCTCTAGAGCTTGTAGCAACTGCAAACGATAAGGATGTAGTTATAAGCGTCTTCTTAAAATTCTCCACACATACATTGCTGGAATTGCTAATTCACAACTAGCCTTCCGAACAGATTTCTTGGAGCTATGTGTGAAAGACTCTCTCACTCGTTCAATTCGCTTTCTAACGGCAGACAGAGGAAACGGTGCATGCGCATGCATGCgtacaaaactgtttgagttgcggtttcatttcatgtattatttataattgtacgttaaatgtaataaatactacaaagccttaaaaccccctgatattcattttgaaacatggTGTACTATTTTTAACCATAGTCACTTTTCTCGCACAGTTTAAAAGTTCTATAATACCCTCTCCTAATTCTGCTAAGATGAAATATATCACACAGTCATTGCTAATGCGGTCTTTACACATTTTCACAGCACACAATGGATGACATAATAAGGTCTGGCAGGCTGGACTCAATCTGATTCGTCAGCGTACTCATCTGCATCGTAAGTGACCAGACTTCTACGCTGGTGTCTTGAGGAACTCAACTGCAGCAAATTGACAATGGCAGAGTTCATTGCTAGATCTGTAGGTGTTTGCTGATCTTTGTTGCGCAGTTTCGAGTCAGCCCCCTGACTAAGCAGTAGCTCCACTACTTCTAAGTGGCCGCGGGCGGCAGCCACATGTAGGGGAGTGTCTCCAACCACATTCTGCACATAAAGAATTCTGCTTCTCAATCTGAGTATATCTGTAATGTATTAGACAATAGAGTAAAACGaaacttaatcttgcacaaatGTACTCTGATAGAACCTCTCTCGGGTAGAAACTTAAAaaagttcaatttttatttttaagtataacATTCTGCGGAATTTGGGTGAATGACGCATGAATGGGTGCTTATTAGTTAAAGAATCCAATCCAATTAGTCAATGCAGGATGTGTGTGTAGCAGAAATAAATAGCCGACTGTttgcttctgaataatttcaagggaaaaattgttccgaggccaggtatcgaacccaagacccttggctgagcgcgccaacgctctactgaCCGTATCAAGACACtggctcaatttttccctttatatccacatgcctcaagtgggctgacacgACGTCAAAGATCAAACATTGAGAGCACACAacttctgtgtgacttgaattgtggttttctgttgacgaACAGTAATGTGTATTTGTTTCTGCTCCGTACACATCCTGAATTGACTACGCAAATCTGAGAAAATGACAACTTTAACCTTGGTATCTGTTTGCTACTAATCCCATACTGACACAATATTATAGCTGTTCCTCACTACTGCAGGAAAAGTGATGTGAAGTTATACCTGAGCATTCACTGCAGGCTTGGGGAGCGCCAGTAGTTCTCTCACACAGTCGACGTGACCTGCATGGGATGCCCAGTATAGAGGCGTGTTGCCAGCACTGTCGAGACCCGTGCCGGACACACCTTGCTGCAGGCACTCGCGCATGAAGTTCAGATTGCCTCTTCTGGCAGCCTCGTGCAGGGGCTGCTCCATCTCCTCTGTATGGCTTTCCACTGCAATTCCACATATACTGTATAATGGCGAGCAACATATAAATAGCCTTTAAATTAacaccaaagaagaacaaacataAGAAAATAGGTCAATTGTCTAGAAGAGATCTGTGTCACCAGTCTGTAGTGAGGGATGTACAGTATGATGTAGCCTATACCACAGTATACCTTGCGATTATCCTCTCTATGTAGCATTTGGTCTTTGAAATGAGTTTAGGTTTGTTCATTCCTTTAGCAAATATGAAGGAATACCATAAGACTCTCGGTATTCTTTACACACCAACACAACTTTAAATTGTCACTATTGTGTTAGAGACAGTAACTGAAATGTGTGTTTACTATATATCAACCTTTGCTATATATTTTTGTCAGTACAGGAACAATGAACGAAAATCCATTTCTCTGACAGTATTTTAGTGATTTCTATAAAACTAAGATCATAAACACACAATTTTTGTTAACATTAGATCACTATGCAATTTATATCTAACGGTTTTCAAACAAAGGATCTCATTGGCattaattttagtaatttttCTGTTGTCAGAActgttttttcttcatttttatgtttGATATATGACTTTATGATTTAAATATGAAACGAAAGGAAAGTATTGCAGTATACACAAAGAATTCTGTAGCAAATTTAATGAATactagtaatattattttgtactcttTTATGTCTCAGAAGGATCTCAATTTAATTCACTCCATATAATAGAGCTTATAAGGGTATATTGTCTGAAAATGGTACAGCTGCAATGGGTTcataaagtaggctatattttctGCGAATTTTAAGTCTACAGCATTGCATATCACTATTTCAACTACCGACATCTTACACTGTAATTATATTAGATTCTAGActctgtaaattggtctacacaatttACTGGCTTCATACGGGTGTATGACGAacatcaagaaaaaaaaaaaaaaaaaaacagattcttGTATTCCAGGACAACCAAATGATGATCTTGTCGCTCTTAAGCCTATTAATTTGGCTCAATAtgcacttttcttttacagacatTAAACATTCAACCCCGAGGATGTGCATAAACTGGTACAGTGACTAGTTTAATCACGTTTGAATTCTTAGGAGTCGGAGAGCAGTACTCAAGATATATTGTATGTATCTGACTCCATCAAGTTCAGAACATTCCCAGCAGTATGTACTTTGATTCTAGATAATTTAACCTCAACCACTACTCTCTAGAACTAACGTgctaaaactgaagaatatttttTTGTCTTTCACGTTGCCCCTGTTCCACCATGGACAGTGGATTCATATTATGCCAAAATGACGGCGATAATTTATGATGTCAAGGAAAACGGAAATATCCCGTGAAAATCAGCTCTGAAGTCTTTATCCACCTCAAATTTCACTGGAATTTGAACTGAAGTCTTTGAAGTCTGAAGCCGATGCTTTACCAGTCAGCTATGTGAGCATGCAGTTCAGGGTATTGAAGCAGGATATGTAAAGTTTCCTCTTTCCTACTACATCGTCTAACATGGGATCAACATAACTTCTCTCATCAGACAACATTGGGTTGTCAACATATGTCAGTATACTTATGTCCTTTCTTTTTGGACCAAGCATCAGCCTCTTCGTATAATATTAGATTACTGTACATGTAAAATCTGTTGTTAATTTGAAATCTTTCTAAAACGCACAGATATGTAACACAGGCCTTGCCTAGACAATtagagaaaaagtaataaaaaagatCAATACTTCAATGTGAGATACGACACAGCATGCagtaaaaacaaaaactaatgaaaataccAAAGTGCAACATTTAttatttctacacaaggaaaataaTACACAACAAAAATCCATAGCATTATGGAGTAGGGATTTGGAGTACAAGACAAATTTTCACCTTCTTCAGAAACTCCCTTCTTAATACCGTACTTAAGCAGTTCTCAGGAAAAGTTTAAACTGTCGTAcaattttaccacatttgtgaagGAATTAACTTCCCAATGATTTCAGAAAGAAATAATTAGTCTTCAACACCTAAAGAAAGAGAATGTGAAAATTAATACGGTCATTCCCACTTAAAATCAAGAGTTCCATCACTGCCAACTAAGCATTTATGgaattacaattattttctacCAATCACACATTCCATATTCATCTGCAACAAACTGCCAATGATTCAACACTAGGCCTATTAGTAATAACGCGTATTTCAGTAATCATACCATAGTTGCTGGGTATAAGGCCTGTCTGATTGCCACAACGTGCCTTCCACCAATTGGGATCTGTCACTTCATCAAATACATATAGTAAGTCTCCTTCTTGAAACGACAATTCATCAGGCTGTAACAAcaataatttacataattttatagcGATGATGATGTTTTGAATGTTTATCCTTCAATTTAAACCCAATGATGATTCGATCAGTGGGAATACTTTCAACCATTTACTTCAACAGTGATGAAGGAAACGAAAATAATAACTACCAAGAATTCACTTACATATTGTGCGGTATATTTGTACAAAGCCCTTACGACTCTCACTCGACCTGCAACAATTTAAGAAAATTCAAGTTACAAGTAATAAataatgatggagaattgttgagATGGCACAGGGGAACCGAAGTAGGTACTCATATATTGCCTACACCTTGGGCTTGCCCAACATAAGTTCTAAATTCAGGGTAGATCGAATGAACTTGAACCCGGATCCAGTGTACTAGTACTGAATCACAGTGGTCATATACTTATGAGTGTTGAGTCACACATCAGACTCACCTATATAGCACTCTGCCATAATAGCTAAATAATATCCATATctgaactttttaaaatttacatttctctCATAGATGGCAAAATTAATGATAAAATGTGGAAGTGGACACAAACGACAAACTATGATCCCATGAAGAACTTGTCTGTAACAATATGTTCCTAACTTAGGTGCTATTATAAATCTCTGTAACTTGTAAATTTTGGTGAGTACTTGCACCTTATatagctgaaactgatcaggaagagaaaaaggaattggttgggtaactggatgagaagaaactgcctgctgaaggatgcatcggaaggaatggtgaatgggagaaagcTTCAgggcagaaaaatatatcagatgatagacaacattaacatacatggatcatatgcgacgACAAAAAGGAAGACagtaaatagaaaagattggagaatgctggatttgcagtgaaggaagtgcaagaggtcaaatgactttattgtcaaatgcctggcattagaaaacaacaacaacatatttactttaaaatgaCAATACCAAATGATCTATTAGAACCTTTTCAGGGGAGGGCATGGACTGGACTACTATCACATGCAGGCCTCTCAGGTGAGTCCATTGTATTATCCAGGATGGAATGATGTTCATACCCCAAGGTCTTCTGCGTGCCGCCAGCAAACTTTCCTACAGCCTACATGAACCCTTTACATTTCCATGTAGACCTCACCACAGTCCCCCGAGTTACCACGAGTCCAGTACAGAGCCCATGGTacatagcgctaccaccaacaacgaataaccacatccacggggtccaagttcgaCGACGGCCCACAGCCGACTCTACATtggagcaagcccgaaaccttggaaagaaacagagatgatgaagaaagaagggaagtgtaattatgatggcggaATGAATCCGagatcaaccaggatttgaacccggacccgcttgtttcacggtcagacgtgttgaccgttactccactgagGTGGGCAATACCAAACGACCAATGAAGAGATGTATCCGAAGTACAAATTCTATGTTTTCACTTCTAGCAAAGACAATATGGGTATTCAagttttctgatttttttaaagaatgtatCACATAtaacacgttttttttttaaaaaaaaaaaagggcatcCTCCCCTTTAGCATTATCATGCAATTCTTTTTGGATTTTGGAAATGTCAATAGTAGGCTACCTGACACACCCACCACTGCAAAACAATTTActaagtgaaattgaaataaacATATACCTGGCTTAGGGGCAGGTTTAGGCGGACGGAGTTGATTTCCTTCAACTTTTAACGGACCCTCCATTACAAGAGCTATTGATGTAATTAACAGGCTTATATTATTCGTGTTTACGTTTACTGTGATTTTATCTCCATCCCGTCTGTCTTTTTACATTATTGCGTGGTGTGGTTGGTAGTATTGGTTGCGCGAGCTAGTTTTGTTTTTCGTTGTGCTGGAGACTGCAGCACCAGATAGATGGCACTACAGTTACtagactgtagtttttgtaatgGTGTTGTAAGGTGTTCCTAACAACGTCTTTGGTTCCTAATGCCAAAgcttagaaaataaaaatgtctacTAAAAGAAAACCTGATTCTCAAGTACCAGCAGAGGAGAGTGATTTACTGTTAATTCGACCGTTGTATGTAGgcgttattaataaattaaaatttgatgtggataaaatattcatattttacacCGTGTAATCCTAACCTTACCTTTTCTTTATAGAGGTGCCGGTCAAGAAGTTGGACGATCATGTATAATGCTGGaatttaaaggaaagaaaataatggtAACAGTGTTACTGTATGCATTATTCAAGTAGTTATCTTCGGGAATAAATATCAATGAAACTGGAAGTATAACAAAAAGATACAGGCTcccaaaattatcattatttatcatTTCGCTATTTTCTAAATCATGCATCACCATCTCATATTTATTTGATGTATGTCATTATTAACACTGAATGCGCTATTACAGTTGAATAGTTTCTGTG
This genomic interval carries:
- the LOC138699776 gene encoding osteoclast-stimulating factor 1-like, encoding MEGPLKVEGNQLRPPKPAPKPGRVRVVRALYKYTAQYPDELSFQEGDLLYVFDEVTDPNWWKARCGNQTGLIPSNYVESHTEEMEQPLHEAARRGNLNFMRECLQQGVSGTGLDSAGNTPLYWASHAGHVDCVRELLALPKPAVNAQNVVGDTPLHVAAARGHLEVVELLLSQGADSKLRNKDQQTPTDLAMNSAIVNLLQLSSSRHQRRSLVTYDADEYADESD